Proteins from a single region of Scytonema millei VB511283:
- a CDS encoding CHASE2 domain-containing protein has translation MNKLVILKLGKGDFQAGFPTVTAQLWEDGNPVPIQFTGSLPPAPELYELYQRWQLLYQLLYESFDRHLDWRGYIEIEDLEIDTEDITHVSSVEFSNLCNEFKNRFNLWLKSETFLNIDRKLRTKLAPHEEILVALETESDQVRRIPWHLWDFFEDYQQAIASLSVPEVDRVKPLRKHSPRKIRILAVLGNSEGIDIQKDRDILEQLPGAQTVFLIEPQRQELDRWLWDKQGWDMLFFAGHSASQADGETGQIYLNRTDSLTIAQLKNGLKAAIARGLRLAIFNSCDGLGLAKELAALHIPQIIVTREPLPDLVAQEFLKYFLEAFASGESFYRAAREARERLQGLEDRFPCASWLPVICQNPTAAPLVWSNTSQHRPLPLRQVFLTIFQASLIATTLVMGVRSQGILQTWELSAFDALMRIRPAEPPDPRILVVTVTEADVQAQPAKERGAASISDRTLAQLIQKLEQFQPRAIGLDIYRENPVGEEYADLARTMQQSDRFFAVCKASEEDKKSGVAPPPEVPKQRLAFSDVVLDADGILRRQLLAMAAAPPCTTDKSLSLQLATRYLADLGIQPQLTSENDWQIGKVIFQTLEENTGGYHNIDSRGYQLLLNYRAANPIAKQVTVADVFHNRLTADLVKDRIVLIGTIAESFHDYWSTPYSSSQFLHQKMPGVVVQAHMLSQILSAVLDRRPSIWVWSQWSEVFWVWCWSVVGGILAYRLQGLRLGLAGAIAFSVVYGVCFSLLLLGGWIPLIPAALALVLASAYVAVYVGFKTQK, from the coding sequence ATGAATAAGTTGGTTATTCTCAAACTGGGTAAGGGTGACTTCCAAGCAGGTTTTCCTACGGTAACAGCTCAATTGTGGGAAGATGGTAATCCCGTGCCAATACAATTTACTGGTAGCTTACCTCCTGCACCAGAGTTATACGAACTTTATCAACGCTGGCAGTTACTTTATCAACTACTTTATGAGTCTTTTGATCGCCACTTAGATTGGCGCGGATATATAGAAATAGAAGATTTAGAAATTGATACGGAAGATATTACGCATGTTTCTTCAGTAGAGTTTAGCAATTTATGCAATGAGTTTAAAAATCGATTTAATCTTTGGCTTAAATCCGAAACTTTTCTCAATATTGACCGCAAATTACGTACCAAATTAGCCCCACATGAAGAAATCCTCGTAGCACTAGAAACAGAATCAGACCAAGTACGGCGAATTCCCTGGCATTTGTGGGATTTTTTTGAAGATTACCAACAGGCGATCGCTAGCCTCAGCGTGCCAGAAGTAGATCGAGTTAAACCGTTACGCAAACATTCGCCCAGAAAAATTAGAATTTTAGCTGTTTTAGGTAACAGTGAAGGAATCGATATCCAAAAAGATCGAGACATTCTAGAGCAATTACCAGGCGCACAAACTGTTTTTCTCATAGAGCCACAACGCCAAGAATTAGATCGATGGTTGTGGGATAAACAAGGTTGGGACATGCTATTTTTTGCTGGACATAGTGCGAGTCAAGCTGATGGTGAGACTGGTCAAATTTACCTCAATCGCACCGATAGTTTAACGATCGCCCAATTAAAGAATGGACTCAAAGCCGCGATCGCCCGTGGTTTGAGATTGGCAATTTTTAACTCTTGTGATGGTTTGGGACTGGCAAAAGAACTTGCGGCTCTACACATTCCTCAAATTATCGTAACGCGAGAACCGTTACCAGATTTAGTTGCCCAAGAATTTTTGAAATACTTTCTAGAAGCATTTGCTAGCGGCGAATCTTTCTATCGGGCGGCGCGAGAAGCAAGGGAAAGGTTGCAGGGATTAGAAGATCGCTTTCCCTGCGCCAGTTGGCTACCCGTAATTTGCCAAAATCCCACAGCAGCACCGCTAGTTTGGTCAAATACCTCCCAACATCGCCCATTACCACTGCGTCAAGTTTTCCTCACAATTTTTCAAGCGAGTTTAATTGCAACGACCTTAGTGATGGGAGTGCGATCGCAAGGCATCTTGCAGACATGGGAACTTTCAGCGTTTGATGCCTTGATGCGAATTAGACCAGCCGAGCCGCCAGATCCGCGTATTCTAGTCGTCACCGTTACCGAAGCCGACGTACAGGCACAACCAGCCAAAGAAAGGGGAGCTGCATCGATCTCAGATCGAACGCTGGCTCAACTGATTCAAAAACTAGAGCAATTTCAACCCCGCGCGATCGGTTTGGATATCTATCGCGAGAACCCTGTGGGAGAAGAATATGCAGATTTAGCTCGGACAATGCAACAGAGCGATCGCTTTTTTGCGGTCTGCAAAGCCAGCGAGGAGGATAAAAAATCTGGTGTTGCGCCACCTCCAGAAGTCCCCAAGCAACGTTTGGCTTTTAGCGATGTCGTGCTAGATGCCGATGGCATTCTGCGCCGTCAGCTCTTAGCTATGGCTGCTGCACCTCCTTGCACGACTGACAAATCCTTAAGTTTGCAATTAGCCACCCGTTACCTAGCCGATTTAGGCATTCAACCACAACTGACCTCAGAAAATGATTGGCAGATTGGTAAGGTCATTTTTCAAACTTTAGAGGAGAATACTGGTGGCTACCACAACATAGACAGTCGCGGCTATCAACTCCTACTCAATTATCGCGCTGCTAATCCAATTGCAAAGCAAGTGACAGTTGCGGATGTTTTTCACAATCGACTCACTGCCGATCTAGTCAAAGACCGGATCGTTCTGATTGGTACGATCGCCGAAAGCTTTCACGATTATTGGTCTACTCCTTACAGTTCCAGTCAGTTTCTTCACCAAAAAATGCCAGGAGTCGTTGTACAGGCGCACATGCTCAGTCAAATCCTCAGCGCCGTTTTGGATCGCCGACCGTCGATCTGGGTTTGGTCGCAGTGGAGTGAAGTTTTTTGGGTTTGGTGTTGGTCCGTTGTTGGCGGCATACTCGCTTATCGCCTGCAAGGGTTACGTTTGGGACTAGCAGGAGCGATCGCCTTTAGCGTCGTGTATGGAGTTTGTTTTAGCCTCTTGCTACTAGGTGGCTGGATACCGTTGATTCCTGCTGCATTAGCTTTAGTTCTTGCGTCTGCATATGTAGCAGTATATGTAGGATTCAAAACTCAGAAATAG
- a CDS encoding hexameric tyrosine-coordinated heme protein has translation MDNVTAPNHAPVLTPPEITLIPNNSLLTETPEEGRQLAVKMARLIIKLTQPDEEKRKQLRKVYDNDAMMLIAASQVVAAEFATIAAANNYWRK, from the coding sequence ATGGATAACGTAACTGCTCCAAACCATGCACCTGTTCTCACACCACCGGAAATTACATTAATCCCAAACAATTCACTCTTGACCGAGACACCAGAAGAAGGACGGCAACTTGCAGTTAAAATGGCACGGCTGATTATTAAGTTGACTCAACCTGATGAAGAAAAGCGCAAACAACTGCGCAAGGTTTATGACAATGATGCCATGATGCTAATTGCCGCGAGTCAAGTTGTTGCCGCAGAATTTGCCACGATCGCCGCTGCTAATAACTACTGGCGAAAGTAG